One Nodosilinea sp. FACHB-141 DNA segment encodes these proteins:
- a CDS encoding long-chain fatty acid--CoA ligase, with product MPVSTTALQEVRQRDRACLEAHNPYERLQALHEVWPIAAEKYGDTVALNDPHYKPAATLTYRQLAEAIRTFASGLQALGVENRAHVALFADNSHRWFIADQGIMTAGGMNAVRSATAEKEELAYIAEHSESTVLVVETLALLKRLRDRIETLPIPLVILLSDEEPPEGDRLKILNFAQLMALGSNHPYTPVPIKPEDLATLIYTSGTTGQPKGVMLSHRNLLHQINTLEAVVQPKPGDRVVGILPSWHSFERTAEYFLLSRGCTQTYSSIRHLKADLKATKPQYMVGVPRLWESIYEGAQKQFREQSPGKQKLIFTFFGLSQRYVENLWRYQDMKIDEPGLPSLKRLGSGIAALALWPLHQLGKKLVYGKVREATGGQVKQLISGGGSLARHIDIFFEIIGVPLLVGYGLTETAPVLSARRPWRNLRGAAGQPIPFTEIKVVDPETRQDLPQGDQGLVLARGPQIMEGYYRNPEATQKAINPEGWFDTGDLGWISRDGNVVLTGRAKDTIVLTNGENIEPQPIEDACIRSKYIDQIMLVGQDQRSLGALIVPNLEALQAWAATHSLFVAVPGDDTPASADCTAITLDDERVQKLFRDELGREAKDRPGYRPDDRVGPFRLVLEPFSVDNGLLTQTLKVRRPVVTARYRDMIDAMFV from the coding sequence ATGCCCGTATCTACAACTGCATTGCAAGAGGTGCGACAGCGCGATCGCGCCTGCCTAGAAGCCCACAATCCCTACGAACGGCTCCAGGCTCTGCACGAAGTTTGGCCGATTGCGGCGGAGAAATACGGCGATACGGTAGCCCTCAACGACCCCCACTACAAGCCCGCCGCCACCCTCACCTACCGTCAACTAGCTGAGGCCATTCGCACCTTCGCCAGCGGCTTGCAGGCCCTAGGGGTTGAAAACCGCGCCCATGTAGCCCTGTTTGCCGACAACAGCCACCGCTGGTTCATTGCCGACCAGGGCATTATGACCGCTGGCGGCATGAACGCTGTGCGCAGCGCCACCGCCGAGAAAGAAGAACTGGCCTACATCGCCGAGCACAGCGAGAGCACGGTGCTGGTGGTAGAAACCTTGGCGCTGCTGAAGCGACTGCGCGATCGCATTGAAACCCTGCCCATTCCCCTGGTGATTTTGCTGTCGGACGAGGAACCGCCCGAGGGCGATCGCCTCAAAATTCTTAACTTCGCTCAGCTAATGGCCTTGGGGAGCAATCATCCTTACACCCCAGTCCCTATCAAGCCCGAAGATTTGGCCACGCTGATCTACACCTCCGGTACTACTGGCCAACCCAAGGGGGTGATGCTCAGCCACCGCAACCTGCTGCACCAGATCAACACCCTGGAGGCGGTGGTGCAGCCCAAACCGGGCGATCGCGTGGTGGGCATTTTGCCCTCCTGGCACAGCTTTGAGCGCACCGCTGAATACTTTTTGCTGTCGCGGGGCTGCACCCAGACCTACAGCAGCATTCGCCACCTCAAGGCCGACCTCAAGGCCACCAAACCTCAGTACATGGTGGGGGTGCCCCGCCTGTGGGAGTCGATTTACGAAGGGGCGCAAAAGCAGTTTCGTGAACAAAGCCCCGGCAAGCAAAAGCTGATCTTCACCTTTTTTGGCCTTAGCCAGCGCTACGTCGAAAACCTCTGGCGCTACCAGGATATGAAAATCGACGAGCCTGGCCTGCCATCCCTGAAGCGACTGGGTTCAGGAATAGCCGCCCTGGCCCTGTGGCCCCTGCATCAGCTGGGCAAAAAGCTGGTCTACGGCAAAGTGCGCGAGGCGACCGGCGGTCAGGTGAAGCAGCTGATCAGCGGCGGCGGCTCTCTGGCTCGGCACATCGACATTTTCTTTGAAATCATCGGCGTACCCCTGCTAGTGGGCTACGGCCTCACCGAAACGGCGCCGGTGCTCTCGGCCCGCCGCCCCTGGCGTAACCTTCGCGGGGCCGCAGGGCAACCCATTCCCTTTACCGAAATCAAGGTGGTGGATCCTGAAACCCGCCAAGATCTGCCCCAGGGTGACCAGGGGCTAGTGCTGGCGCGGGGACCGCAGATTATGGAGGGCTACTACCGTAACCCTGAGGCCACTCAAAAGGCCATCAACCCCGAGGGCTGGTTTGACACGGGCGACCTGGGCTGGATCAGCCGCGATGGCAACGTGGTGCTCACCGGACGGGCCAAGGACACCATCGTGCTCACTAACGGCGAAAACATTGAGCCGCAGCCCATCGAAGACGCCTGCATTCGCAGCAAATACATCGACCAGATTATGCTGGTGGGTCAAGATCAGCGATCGCTCGGTGCTCTGATCGTGCCTAACCTAGAGGCTTTGCAGGCCTGGGCGGCCACTCACTCGCTGTTCGTGGCGGTGCCGGGCGATGACACCCCCGCCTCCGCCGACTGCACCGCCATTACCCTCGACGATGAACGGGTGCAGAAGCTGTTTCGCGATGAGCTGGGTCGCGAGGCTAAAGATCGCCCTGGCTATCGCCCCGACGATCGCGTCGGCCCCTTCCGCCTGGTTCTCGAACCCTTCTCCGTCGACAACGGCTTGCTCACCCAAACCCTAAAAGTCCGCCGTCCCGTGGTTACGGCCCGGTATCGCGATATGATTGACGCGATGTTTGTGTAG
- a CDS encoding YlqD family protein, with product MDENQTLLLKRVVNIKAIVTPLWKEEAQKQLQAQINQVDGRLQQLEMQGQRMVAELQKQAEGQPTSGTIQQQMGNIQNQLNQDKSKLLQQKNQSLQQLQEVQTIAVDAEVEQGKVESFFNVSVGDNLVRKLQVEILIKDGVIQEIRGEL from the coding sequence ATGGATGAGAATCAAACGCTGCTGCTCAAGCGGGTGGTCAACATTAAAGCCATTGTGACTCCCCTGTGGAAAGAAGAAGCCCAAAAGCAGCTACAGGCCCAAATTAACCAGGTTGACGGTCGTCTGCAGCAGCTCGAAATGCAGGGCCAGCGCATGGTAGCTGAGTTGCAAAAACAGGCCGAAGGGCAGCCCACCAGCGGCACCATTCAGCAGCAGATGGGCAATATTCAGAATCAGCTCAACCAAGACAAGAGCAAGCTTCTCCAGCAAAAGAACCAGAGCCTACAGCAGCTCCAGGAAGTGCAGACCATAGCGGTCGATGCCGAAGTGGAGCAGGGCAAGGTCGAGAGTTTTTTCAATGTCTCGGTGGGCGACAATCTGGTGCGCAAGCTCCAGGTCGAAATTTTGATCAAGGACGGCGTGATTCAAGAGATTCGCGGCGAACTCTAG
- a CDS encoding dihydrolipoamide acetyltransferase family protein: MIREVFMPALSSTMTEGKIVSWVKAPGDRVEKGETVVIVESDKADMDVESFHEGILAAIVVEAGGTAPVGEAIALLAETEAEVETAKQQAAAKSGTAGGDSAPNPEAAAPVAVVEAPAPAAQNGASSGRSGRVVISPRARKLAKDLKVDLTSLQGSGPHGRIVAQDVELAAGKNPTVTGPVATPLAAVVPPVSVAPAAAPMTPAAAPAAPTPSAAPLGQVVPFNTLQQAVIRNMVASLAVPTFHVGYTITTDSLDALYKQIKSKGVTMTALLAKAVAVTLQKHPLLNAGFTDQGVQYHSGINIAVAVAMEGGGLITPVLKNADQYDIYSLSRTWADLVARSRSKQLQPDEYTSGTFTLSNLGMFGVDRFDAILPPGQGSILAIGASRPTVVATPEGLMGVKRQMQVNITCDHRVIYGADAAAFLKDLANVIENNPQSLTL, translated from the coding sequence ATGATTCGCGAAGTCTTTATGCCTGCCCTCAGCTCAACTATGACCGAAGGCAAGATTGTGTCTTGGGTCAAAGCCCCCGGCGATAGGGTGGAAAAAGGCGAAACGGTGGTGATTGTCGAGTCCGACAAGGCCGACATGGATGTGGAGTCGTTCCACGAAGGGATCTTGGCCGCCATTGTGGTGGAAGCAGGCGGCACAGCCCCAGTGGGTGAGGCGATCGCCCTGTTGGCCGAAACCGAAGCCGAAGTTGAAACCGCTAAACAGCAGGCCGCTGCTAAATCCGGTACCGCCGGAGGTGACTCTGCCCCCAATCCTGAAGCTGCTGCCCCGGTGGCCGTGGTTGAAGCTCCGGCCCCTGCTGCCCAAAATGGAGCGTCCTCCGGCCGTAGCGGTCGAGTGGTTATTTCTCCCCGCGCTCGCAAGCTGGCCAAAGACCTCAAGGTAGACCTCACTAGCCTCCAGGGCAGCGGCCCCCACGGTCGCATTGTGGCCCAAGATGTAGAGCTAGCAGCGGGTAAAAATCCTACTGTCACCGGTCCGGTGGCAACGCCTCTAGCAGCGGTGGTGCCGCCGGTGTCTGTGGCTCCCGCTGCCGCCCCTATGACTCCCGCCGCTGCTCCAGCGGCTCCAACTCCCAGTGCGGCACCTCTAGGCCAGGTCGTGCCCTTCAACACCCTGCAGCAGGCCGTCATTCGCAACATGGTGGCCAGTCTGGCGGTGCCCACCTTCCACGTAGGCTACACCATCACCACCGACAGTTTGGATGCCCTCTACAAGCAAATCAAGTCTAAGGGGGTGACCATGACTGCGCTGCTGGCCAAGGCCGTAGCTGTCACCCTCCAAAAGCACCCCCTACTCAACGCCGGCTTTACCGACCAGGGCGTGCAGTACCACTCAGGCATCAATATCGCTGTGGCGGTGGCGATGGAAGGGGGCGGCCTGATTACCCCGGTGCTGAAGAATGCCGACCAGTACGATATCTATTCGTTGTCGCGCACCTGGGCCGACCTGGTGGCGCGATCGCGCTCCAAGCAACTTCAGCCCGATGAGTACACCTCTGGCACCTTCACCCTGTCGAACCTGGGCATGTTTGGAGTCGATCGCTTCGACGCGATTTTGCCGCCAGGGCAAGGATCGATTCTGGCGATCGGGGCCTCTCGCCCCACGGTGGTCGCCACCCCGGAGGGCTTGATGGGTGTCAAGCGCCAGATGCAGGTCAACATCACCTGCGATCACCGCGTCATCTATGGGGCAGATGCTGCCGCTTTCCTCAAGGATCTGGCCAACGTGATTGAAAACAATCCCCAGTCCTTAACCCTGTAG
- a CDS encoding amidase, which produces MNSVDLAFLPALEQARLIRNKDISPLELAEIYLERIERLNPALGAYVTVMAEQALADARAKTEHLVSNPEGLPPLFGVTVSVKDLNPVEGVACAYGLKAACNLIAPEDDYIVGKLRQAGMIILGKTATSQLGSLPYTEPPGFLPARNPWNLNYTPGGSSGGAAAALAAGLCAISQGSDGGGSLRGPAFCCGLVGMKASRGRISFSPIGERLNGLAVNGPLGRTVADTAALLDVLSGYEVGDPYWLPDPEPSFLAGLDAPPKPLRIGYATRLDPIGEVDPVCRQAIYETVQQVEDLGHRAEEVIFPNLADLIEPFVVVWQSVLTEVGVPWVVMEKMNRWLYWRAWRINSGAYLRSVTKLQQVARQVVRFCQPYDVLILPVFMHPTIKVGEWKGLRSPKVLENVINWVAPCPPFNASGQPALAIPRGFGPNGLPLGVQLVGRPADEATLLALAAQLEQVSPWSNQRPAFATEIGGSEPRDAAPIA; this is translated from the coding sequence ATGAATTCAGTCGATCTTGCCTTCTTGCCCGCCCTCGAACAAGCTCGGCTGATTCGCAATAAAGACATCTCGCCCCTAGAGCTAGCGGAAATTTATCTGGAGCGCATCGAGCGGCTCAACCCGGCCCTGGGGGCCTATGTGACGGTGATGGCAGAACAGGCCCTAGCCGATGCCAGGGCTAAAACCGAGCACTTGGTGAGCAATCCTGAAGGTTTGCCGCCGTTGTTTGGAGTAACGGTCTCTGTCAAAGATCTGAACCCAGTGGAGGGGGTGGCCTGCGCCTATGGGCTCAAGGCCGCCTGCAATCTCATTGCCCCCGAAGACGACTACATCGTCGGCAAGCTGCGCCAGGCGGGGATGATTATTCTGGGCAAAACCGCCACCTCCCAGCTTGGTTCGCTGCCCTACACTGAGCCACCAGGCTTTCTACCTGCCCGCAACCCGTGGAATTTGAACTACACGCCAGGGGGCTCCAGCGGCGGGGCGGCAGCGGCCTTGGCGGCAGGGCTGTGCGCAATTTCCCAGGGCTCGGATGGTGGCGGTTCGCTGCGCGGCCCGGCCTTTTGCTGCGGCCTAGTGGGCATGAAGGCTTCTCGGGGACGAATCAGCTTTTCACCCATAGGAGAGCGGCTTAACGGGCTGGCGGTTAATGGCCCCCTGGGACGTACCGTGGCTGACACAGCCGCTCTGTTGGATGTGCTCAGCGGTTACGAAGTGGGTGACCCCTACTGGCTACCCGATCCAGAGCCGTCGTTCTTGGCTGGGCTGGATGCGCCGCCCAAACCGCTGCGAATCGGTTACGCTACCCGGCTTGACCCCATTGGTGAGGTTGACCCTGTCTGCCGCCAGGCCATCTACGAAACCGTGCAGCAGGTCGAAGATCTGGGTCACAGGGCTGAAGAGGTGATTTTTCCCAACCTGGCAGACTTGATCGAGCCCTTTGTGGTGGTGTGGCAATCGGTGTTGACCGAGGTGGGCGTGCCCTGGGTAGTCATGGAAAAGATGAATCGCTGGCTCTACTGGCGGGCCTGGCGAATTAACAGCGGCGCCTATCTGCGATCGGTGACCAAGCTCCAGCAAGTGGCTCGCCAGGTCGTGAGATTTTGTCAGCCCTACGATGTATTGATTTTGCCGGTGTTTATGCACCCCACGATCAAAGTTGGTGAGTGGAAGGGGCTGCGATCGCCCAAAGTGCTTGAAAATGTCATCAACTGGGTCGCCCCCTGTCCACCCTTTAACGCCAGCGGCCAGCCCGCCCTGGCTATTCCCCGAGGCTTTGGTCCCAACGGATTGCCCCTCGGCGTGCAGCTGGTAGGTCGCCCTGCTGACGAAGCCACTTTGCTTGCTCTGGCCGCGCAGCTTGAACAGGTTAGCCCTTGGAGCAACCAGCGGCCTGCGTTTGCCACAGAAATTGGCGGCTCCGAACCCAGAGATGCCGCCCCGATCGCGTAG
- a CDS encoding SLC13 family permease, producing MLPEQLTWGGWLTIGVTLGAFLLNALTTLPADAIFLAALAILLLTGVLDTATALAGFSNPGMMTVGVLYIVVAGLQQTGGLDIISRAVLGLPKGQTTALLRLILPVLGMSAFLNNTPVVAMFIPVVSDWCRKLRISPSKLMIPLSYAAIMGGMCTLIGTSTNLVVNGLLVSETDYPGLKLFDLVPVGVPCAIAGTLMLVLAQRWLLPQRKPAITDTDDPREYTVEMVVENHSPLAGKTVEQAGLRHLPGLYLTEIQRAGRLLTAIGPQEMLQEQDQLVFVGMVDSIVDLNQIRGLQPATDQVFKLDTPRTERTLVEAVVSNTCPLVGITIRQGKFRSRYGAVVLAVGRNGERLSGKIGDIRLQTGDTLLLEANPSFLEERRASRDFYLVSEVPNSDPLRHDRAPVALVILVLMVALATFGWMEMLNAATLAALLIIITGCCSFQQGLRAIDWSVLLVVAAALGLGKALEVTGAAAVLANGVLGLAGDNPWVALAIVYGVTTVLTEVITNNAAAAVVFPIALSLSQSLGVSFIPFVVALMIAASASFSTPIGYQTNLMVYGPGGYKFTDFLRVGIPFNLAFWVLTVLIAPRVYPF from the coding sequence ATGCTGCCGGAGCAGCTGACCTGGGGAGGCTGGTTAACGATTGGAGTGACGCTGGGCGCTTTTTTGCTCAACGCTCTGACCACCCTGCCGGCTGATGCGATTTTCCTAGCGGCTCTGGCCATTCTGTTGCTGACCGGTGTGCTCGATACGGCTACTGCCCTGGCTGGGTTTAGCAACCCCGGCATGATGACGGTGGGCGTGCTGTACATCGTTGTTGCTGGGCTGCAGCAAACCGGCGGGTTAGACATAATTTCTCGCGCGGTGTTGGGCCTACCCAAGGGGCAAACTACAGCGCTACTGCGGCTAATTCTGCCAGTGCTGGGCATGAGCGCCTTTCTCAACAACACGCCGGTTGTGGCGATGTTTATCCCGGTGGTTAGCGACTGGTGCCGCAAGCTGCGCATTAGCCCCTCCAAGCTGATGATTCCGCTCAGCTATGCAGCGATTATGGGAGGCATGTGCACGCTGATTGGTACCAGCACCAACTTGGTGGTCAACGGGCTGCTAGTGTCTGAAACTGATTACCCAGGGCTAAAGCTGTTTGATCTGGTGCCGGTGGGGGTGCCTTGTGCGATCGCCGGTACTCTCATGCTAGTTTTGGCCCAGCGCTGGCTGCTGCCCCAGCGCAAGCCCGCCATTACCGACACTGATGACCCGCGAGAGTACACCGTCGAAATGGTGGTCGAAAACCACAGTCCCCTGGCGGGTAAAACCGTCGAACAGGCTGGGTTACGCCATCTGCCGGGGCTATATCTAACTGAAATTCAGCGGGCAGGGCGGCTGTTAACTGCCATCGGTCCCCAGGAGATGCTGCAAGAGCAAGATCAATTGGTGTTTGTGGGCATGGTCGACTCGATTGTTGACCTCAACCAAATTCGGGGATTGCAGCCTGCCACTGACCAGGTGTTTAAGCTCGATACCCCTCGCACTGAGCGTACCCTGGTGGAAGCGGTGGTGTCGAACACCTGTCCGCTGGTGGGCATCACCATTCGCCAGGGCAAGTTTCGCAGCCGCTACGGGGCGGTGGTGCTGGCAGTGGGCCGCAATGGTGAGCGCTTGTCGGGCAAAATCGGCGATATTCGGCTTCAAACAGGTGACACCTTACTATTAGAAGCCAATCCCTCGTTTTTAGAGGAGCGTCGGGCTTCCCGTGATTTTTACCTGGTTAGCGAGGTGCCCAACTCCGACCCGCTACGCCACGATCGCGCCCCCGTGGCCCTGGTCATCTTAGTGCTTATGGTGGCCCTAGCCACCTTTGGCTGGATGGAGATGCTCAATGCCGCTACCTTAGCTGCCCTACTGATTATCATCACCGGCTGCTGCTCATTTCAGCAGGGCTTGCGCGCCATTGACTGGTCGGTGCTGCTGGTGGTAGCCGCCGCCCTGGGTCTGGGCAAGGCCTTGGAGGTCACAGGAGCCGCCGCCGTGCTGGCGAACGGGGTACTGGGCCTGGCTGGCGATAACCCCTGGGTGGCCCTAGCGATTGTCTACGGCGTAACCACCGTCCTCACCGAGGTGATTACTAACAACGCGGCGGCGGCGGTGGTGTTTCCCATTGCGCTGTCGCTGTCCCAAAGTTTGGGGGTAAGCTTCATTCCCTTTGTGGTGGCGCTGATGATTGCTGCTTCGGCCAGCTTTAGCACCCCGATTGGTTATCAAACCAACCTCATGGTCTACGGCCCCGGTGGCTATAAATTTACCGATTTCCTGCGGGTGGGCATTCCCTTTAACCTGGCCTTTTGGGTGCTAACAGTGCTCATTGCTCCGCGGGTGTACCCGTTCTAG
- a CDS encoding late competence development ComFB family protein, whose amino-acid sequence MTIEKIVEQALQDGYLTPAMEAEVGRICDTAAELSIEEYMALDRLMGALLTGEVVAVPRKQFINVMEELVLTEAISRVAEIESTSDKTLDLGDIAAYALNRLPPLYATTEEGANFQRENARGELSALIADQVQQAISRNLDKPDFYPERQIIQKKTGDNVLSQVSSLLQDHAHKFEPAPKA is encoded by the coding sequence ATGACTATCGAAAAAATTGTTGAACAAGCCCTACAAGACGGCTACCTTACCCCCGCCATGGAGGCCGAAGTAGGTCGCATTTGCGACACCGCTGCCGAGCTTTCGATTGAAGAATATATGGCTCTCGATCGCCTAATGGGAGCTCTGCTCACCGGCGAAGTAGTGGCTGTGCCCCGCAAGCAGTTCATCAATGTGATGGAAGAACTGGTGCTGACCGAGGCGATTTCGCGAGTGGCTGAGATCGAGTCTACCTCTGACAAAACCCTTGATTTAGGCGATATTGCCGCCTACGCCCTCAACCGGCTGCCGCCCCTCTACGCCACCACCGAAGAAGGCGCCAACTTTCAGCGCGAAAATGCCCGAGGTGAGCTGTCTGCCCTAATTGCCGACCAGGTGCAACAGGCCATCTCCCGCAACCTCGACAAGCCCGACTTTTACCCCGAGCGCCAAATCATTCAGAAGAAAACTGGCGACAACGTGCTCAGCCAAGTCAGCTCGCTGCTGCAAGACCACGCCCACAAGTTTGAGCCGGCACCCAAGGCATAG
- a CDS encoding Hfq-related RNA-binding protein, producing MSQEFATGLPSVRQVQNLIRDNAPIEVKLITGDVITGRVVWQDPQCICIQTEDQSKHQIWKQAIGFLKYS from the coding sequence ATGTCTCAAGAATTTGCCACCGGGTTGCCGAGCGTGCGACAGGTTCAAAATCTAATTCGCGATAACGCCCCGATTGAGGTCAAGCTCATCACCGGCGACGTTATTACTGGTCGGGTCGTATGGCAAGACCCCCAGTGCATCTGCATACAAACCGAAGACCAGAGCAAGCACCAAATTTGGAAGCAGGCCATTGGCTTCCTAAAATATTCTTAA
- the dapF gene encoding diaminopimelate epimerase: MEFSKYHGLGNDFVLVDNRHQVEPVISPEMAVQWCDRHFGIGADGVIFALPGQGDTDYTMRIYNSDGSEPEMCGNGIRCMAKFLETLEAADGKAPQAPHTYRIHTLAGLISPTLQPDGQVTVDMGPPYLLAREIPTTLAAAEQKVVAVPLTVAEQTWDVTCVSMGNPHCITFVEDVEAIALENLGPQFEHHSVFPQRINTEFIQVVRPDYLKMRVWERGAGITLACGTGACASLVAGVLNGVCDRAATVELPGGPLYIEWSAADNRVYMTGPAELAFTGTRA; encoded by the coding sequence ATGGAATTCAGCAAGTACCACGGCCTGGGCAACGACTTTGTTTTGGTGGATAACCGTCACCAGGTGGAGCCTGTGATTAGCCCGGAGATGGCGGTGCAGTGGTGCGATCGCCATTTTGGTATTGGCGCTGACGGGGTGATCTTTGCGCTGCCGGGGCAGGGGGACACCGATTACACCATGCGCATCTATAACTCCGACGGCTCAGAGCCGGAGATGTGCGGCAACGGCATTCGTTGTATGGCCAAGTTTTTAGAGACCCTAGAAGCTGCTGATGGCAAAGCGCCCCAGGCTCCCCACACCTACCGGATTCACACCTTGGCGGGGCTGATTTCGCCCACCCTGCAGCCGGATGGCCAGGTGACGGTGGATATGGGGCCGCCCTACCTGCTGGCGAGGGAGATTCCGACGACCCTGGCGGCGGCTGAGCAGAAGGTGGTCGCTGTACCGCTGACGGTAGCGGAGCAAACCTGGGACGTGACCTGCGTCAGTATGGGCAACCCCCACTGCATTACGTTTGTGGAGGATGTGGAGGCGATCGCGCTAGAAAATCTTGGCCCTCAGTTCGAGCACCACAGCGTGTTTCCTCAGCGCATCAATACCGAGTTCATTCAAGTCGTGCGGCCCGACTATCTCAAAATGCGAGTGTGGGAGCGGGGGGCAGGCATTACCCTGGCCTGTGGCACTGGGGCCTGCGCCTCTCTGGTGGCGGGGGTGCTGAATGGGGTGTGCGATCGCGCCGCCACGGTCGAACTCCCCGGTGGACCCCTCTACATCGAGTGGTCAGCCGCCGACAATCGCGTTTACATGACTGGCCCTGCGGAGTTGGCCTTTACGGGCACCAGAGCTTAG
- a CDS encoding HAD family hydrolase: protein MANSPQPRVIFLDAVGTLFGVAGSVGAVYADLAQHHGIEADPAALNQAFFKAFRAAPEMAFPGSDPAAVPEQEYRWWRVIAQQTFSSAGVLDRFVDFDSFFADLYAYFATAAPWELYPDVPPALDRWRRRGITLGVISNFDTRLYQVLEELNLATYFSSVTLSSEAGAAKPDPLIFATALQKHRCDASQAWHIGDSKTDDFEGAKAAGLHGILVKRPVSGQP, encoded by the coding sequence ATGGCTAATTCTCCGCAACCTCGGGTGATTTTTTTAGATGCGGTTGGCACGCTGTTTGGGGTGGCGGGTAGCGTTGGCGCCGTCTACGCCGACCTTGCCCAGCACCACGGCATTGAGGCTGACCCTGCGGCCTTAAATCAAGCGTTTTTCAAGGCTTTCAGAGCGGCCCCAGAAATGGCTTTCCCCGGCAGCGACCCCGCTGCGGTACCCGAGCAAGAGTATCGCTGGTGGCGGGTAATTGCTCAACAAACCTTTAGCAGTGCCGGGGTGCTCGATCGCTTCGTAGACTTTGACAGCTTCTTTGCCGACCTCTACGCCTACTTTGCCACCGCCGCACCCTGGGAACTCTACCCCGACGTGCCCCCGGCCCTCGATCGCTGGCGGCGGCGCGGCATCACCCTGGGGGTGATCTCAAACTTTGACACTCGGCTGTATCAAGTGCTCGAAGAACTCAATCTAGCCACCTATTTCAGTTCAGTTACGCTGTCATCTGAGGCTGGGGCAGCTAAGCCCGACCCGCTAATTTTTGCCACCGCACTGCAAAAGCACCGCTGCGACGCCAGCCAAGCCTGGCACATCGGCGACAGCAAAACTGACGATTTTGAAGGGGCCAAAGCCGCTGGGCTGCACGGCATCCTAGTCAAACGACCCGTGAGTGGGCAGCCGTGA